TATTTAATATTCAAAAAATAAAAATTGGCAATGGAAAATTATAGTCAAACTATCCAGTTGGGTGTAACAAAGGATCGGGTATTTAAAGCACTAACCGATGAAATACCATTTTGGTGGACAATCATGTTTGAGGGCTCTTCCAATAAGAAGGACGATAGATTTACAATTCGCTTTGGAGATCTTATTTACAAAGTAATGCAAGTGGAAGACTTACATGAAAATGCAAAAGTTGTTTGGCATGTCGAAGATTCATTGATAGCCCTTCCCGGATTGAATAATCAAAAAGAATGGATTGGCACAACGATCGTTTGGGACATCACAGAAAAAGAAAACGGGATTGTGTTGCAACTTGAACATATTGGCTTATCCCCTGAAATCGAATGCTATGATATTTGTACAGATGGATGGCGACAATTTGTGAAAAGTTTAGAAGCATATATTGAAACAGGTAAAGGGCAGCCTTTTTCGAATTGATCCTTGCTAGCAAATATAGCTTCTGTTAAGGTATTACTATCTTCATAGTGGGTTGGATGTGACAACCAAGCTTCCGGAATGGATTTTTTATCATAATAATATATAACTGTGAGCCTGCCCTTGGGGGGCTCCAGTATCTGTCTCTCCTCCGAGATTAATAATCCCTAAAGCAGTGCCTCTATAATTTTTCTTTCCTCCCAAAAGTACCATAGGCTTGATTCTAAGCTGTCTATCATATATCCATTAGAT
The Sphingobacterium multivorum genome window above contains:
- a CDS encoding SRPBCC family protein; translated protein: MENYSQTIQLGVTKDRVFKALTDEIPFWWTIMFEGSSNKKDDRFTIRFGDLIYKVMQVEDLHENAKVVWHVEDSLIALPGLNNQKEWIGTTIVWDITEKENGIVLQLEHIGLSPEIECYDICTDGWRQFVKSLEAYIETGKGQPFSN